CTTCTATCTGGCACCCTCAACCCCTGTCCTGCCAACTCAAACCCTAATTCGCCTGCTCAGTGACCATAACAGTTACCCACCCCCAGCAAAGAGGGCACAAGAGCTCTTTTTTTCTACTGTATACTTTAGGGAATGATCTTAAAACGTGACGAGTTTTCatcactgtaaaataaaaaagggaaattcgCTTAAGACTGTAGCAAACACTGAACATAGAAAACCAAAATTCTTGAATTTCACAATCAACGTTATTTAAGatctaaaagacaaagaagaggtGATGACTAAGAAAAATATAGTGCTTTTGTGATTATGAGTTTACAAAaatattactgtcaatttctaaTTATGCTGTTGTTATTCACCGGAATAATTTTCCACTGACTTCTAGgttccaggtatttttttctaagttttcaagTGTTatgattttctggattttttcaGTAGAGTGGAAAGGGCAAGATGAAAGCCAGATTCATTTAGGTGAGAGCAAGACTGAAATTTATATAGGCACAAAGATTAAGAGGACGTTGACCGATTGTGTGATGGTATGGACTGCTTTTtcacacaaaatattttcaagaaagcCTTCTGAAAACGCTTGTGACACAGCGAATACAAAAAAGGATTGTCAAAGGAATTGAACCTCTGGAGCCAAAATGTGAACTCATACACAGCTGTTGCTGACAGACTGAGGTCTGTGGGGGGATATTGAACGAATAATTGTGAACAGAGAGTAGGGAGCCCAGCAAGTGGCAAAAACACCTAAGAGAATGGCCAGTGACTTGGCTAATTTCCTGCCTCTGCACAACTCAAGATGTTCCCTTTGTTGAAGAACTCGGGAATCTGAATGGGAGAGGGAGCCCGTTTTGGAAGCAGTTACACTATTTGGCTGGGCTGTTAAGGAAAACAAGAGCCTgctgtttcttcttggtttctCCGAACGAAGGGATGCTGCTGCTTCCTCTGGGTTAGAAAAAGATGTCCTTGAAAACAGTCCACTCCTGAATGAGCGTCCATAGCTACTGGAAGAGACAGAAGTGAATCTAGAGTGCCACCTGCTGAGATTACCACACTTCCGTAGGCTCCAGTAAATATACATGTTGAAATAAGCCATTAACAAGACTGGGATCATGAATTCCAAGAGTACCATGAGGGCAAGGATATACCATTCTGTTAGGAAT
This genomic interval from Phocoena phocoena chromosome 13, mPhoPho1.1, whole genome shotgun sequence contains the following:
- the HRH4 gene encoding LOW QUALITY PROTEIN: histamine H4 receptor (The sequence of the model RefSeq protein was modified relative to this genomic sequence to represent the inferred CDS: deleted 1 base in 1 codon): MNTKMMCAVHGWKYMLGPELNLESVISIPLYIPHRLFNWKFEDNICAFWLTIDYLLCTTSVYNIVLISFAQYQSVSNAVSYGAQHTGILKTVVWMVAVWVVAFLVHGPIILVSEAWKNGKGDCEPGFLTEWYILALMVLLEFMIPVLLMAYFNMYIYWSLRKCGNLSRWHSRFTSVSSSSYGRSFRSGLFSRTSFSNPEEAAASLRSEKPRRNSRLLFSLTAQPNSVTASKTGSLSHSDSRVLQQREHLELCRGRKLAKSLAILLGVFATCWAPYSLFTIIRSISPHRPQSVSNSVYEFTFWLQRFNSFDNPFLYSLCHKRFQKAFLKIFCVKKQSIPSHNRSTSS